In Oscillospiraceae bacterium, the genomic window TTCGCAAACCTCTTTTTGTAGTTGTTGCATGAAGAAGAGCCTGCGGGGAAACCTGCAGGCTTTTCTGCCGTGCGTTCACCTTTTGCGCTGCCGGAACATAAAATGGGCAAAGGGGGAATGCGTTTTGAACCAGATCTTTTTTGCGGCCGGGGTGCTGCTGTTCCCGGCGGTGTGCACCACACTGGGGGCGGCCGGGGTGTTCCTGCTGCGTCGGTCGGCGGCACCGCGCACCCAGCGGGTGCTCAGCGGGATGGCGGCGGGCATCATGCTGGCGGCCAGCGTGTGGAGCCTGCTGCTGCCGGCCATTGAGCGCACCCGGGAGCTGGGCGTCGCGGCGTGGGTGCCGCCCTCGGCAGGGCTGGTGCTGGGGGCGGCAGGTCTGCTGCGGCTGGAGAGCATGGCCGGGCAGCTTTTGCAGCGGGGCAAGAGCCGCATGGTGCTGGCGGTAACGCTGCACAACCTGCCGGAAGGCATGGTGGTGGGCCTTGCGGCGGCGCTGGCCCTGAGCGGGGAACCGGATGCCGTGAGCGGTGCGCTGGCGTTGAGCCTGGGCATCGGGCTGCAGAACATCCCGGAAGGGGCCGCCGTCAGCCTGCCGCTGGCGCACAGCGGCCGCACCCGCCTGCAGGCGTTCGGGGCCGGGGCGGCATCCGGGCTGGTGGAGCCGCTGGGCGCGTTGGCGGCATTCGCATTGGCCGGGTGGGTGCAGGCGGCACTGCCCTGGCTCATGAGTGCGGCGGCGGGCTGCATGGTGTGCGTGACGGCGCAGGAGATGATCCCGGAGGCCGTGGAGCAGGACGAACCCGCCGGAGTGGTGAGCATCGTGCTGGGGTTTGCCCTGATGAT contains:
- a CDS encoding ZIP family metal transporter, with amino-acid sequence MAAGIMLAASVWSLLLPAIERTRELGVAAWVPPSAGLVLGAAGLLRLESMAGQLLQRGKSRMVLAVTLHNLPEGMVVGLAAALALSGEPDAVSGALALSLGIGLQNIPEGAAVSLPLAHSGRTRLQAFGAGAASGLVEPLGALAAFALAGWVQAALPWLMSAAAGCMVCVTAQEMIPEAVEQDEPAGVVSIVLGFALMMALDVAL